One genomic segment of Hymenobacter psoromatis includes these proteins:
- a CDS encoding bifunctional 3,4-dihydroxy-2-butanone-4-phosphate synthase/GTP cyclohydrolase II: MLDSIESAIEDIRTGKVIIVVDDEDRENEGDFICAARSATPEVINFMATHGRGLVCAPLTAERCDELGLDLMVGRNTALHATPFTVSVDLLTNGVTTGISASDRSKTILALIDPATKPEDLGKPGHIFPLKARKEGVLRRAGHTEAAVDLARLAGFEPAGVLVEILKEDGEMARLPDLRKVAEQWGLKLISVQDLIKYRLAQESLIQREITVKLPTAHGDFDLYAYTQRSNGAQHLALVKGDVSGPEPVLVRVHSSCVTGDIFGSCRCDCGPQLHQAMEQIEREGRGVIVYMNQEGRGIGLLNKLKAYKLQEAGRDTVQANEDLGFRGDERDYGVGAAIIRDLGIRQMRLLTNNPKKRTGLLAYGLEVVETVPIEITPNQHNQSYLTTKRDKMGHDILQAMKPTGKAGEAA, encoded by the coding sequence ATGCTTGACTCCATCGAATCCGCCATTGAGGACATTCGCACCGGCAAGGTCATTATCGTCGTGGACGATGAGGACCGCGAAAATGAGGGCGACTTTATCTGTGCCGCCCGCTCGGCCACGCCCGAGGTCATCAACTTTATGGCCACCCACGGGCGCGGGCTGGTATGCGCGCCCCTCACCGCCGAGCGTTGCGACGAGCTGGGCCTCGACCTGATGGTGGGCCGCAACACGGCCCTGCACGCTACGCCCTTCACCGTGTCGGTTGATTTATTGACCAACGGCGTGACCACCGGCATCTCGGCCTCCGACCGCTCCAAGACCATCCTGGCCCTCATCGACCCCGCCACTAAGCCCGAGGACCTGGGCAAGCCGGGCCACATTTTTCCGCTCAAAGCGCGCAAGGAAGGCGTGCTGCGCCGCGCCGGCCACACCGAGGCGGCCGTGGACCTGGCCCGCCTAGCGGGCTTCGAGCCGGCCGGCGTGCTGGTCGAAATTCTCAAGGAAGACGGCGAGATGGCCCGCCTGCCCGACCTGCGCAAAGTGGCCGAGCAGTGGGGCCTGAAGCTGATTTCGGTGCAGGACCTCATCAAGTATCGCCTGGCCCAGGAGAGCCTCATCCAGCGCGAAATCACGGTGAAGCTGCCTACCGCGCACGGCGATTTCGACCTCTATGCCTACACCCAGCGCTCGAACGGCGCCCAGCACCTGGCCCTGGTGAAGGGCGATGTCTCCGGCCCCGAGCCGGTGCTGGTACGTGTGCACAGCTCGTGCGTGACCGGCGACATCTTCGGCTCGTGCCGCTGCGACTGCGGCCCCCAGCTGCACCAGGCAATGGAGCAGATTGAGCGCGAAGGCCGCGGCGTCATCGTCTACATGAACCAGGAGGGTAGGGGCATTGGTCTCCTTAATAAGCTGAAAGCCTACAAGCTGCAGGAGGCCGGCCGCGATACCGTGCAGGCCAACGAGGACCTGGGCTTCCGGGGCGATGAGCGCGACTACGGTGTGGGCGCGGCTATTATCCGTGACCTGGGCATCCGGCAGATGCGCCTGCTCACCAACAACCCCAAGAAGCGCACCGGCCTGCTCGCCTACGGCTTGGAAGTGGTCGAAACCGTGCCCATCGAAATCACCCCCAACCAGCATAATCAGTCGTATTTAACGACGAAGCGCGACAAAATGGGGCATGATATCTTGCAAGCGATGAAGCCAACGGGAAAAGCTGGTGAAGCGGCGTAG
- a CDS encoding glycosyltransferase — protein sequence MKLLVLLSRFPYPLDKGDKLRAFHQLRYLAGRGHEICLLALSDEPVPAAALAAVRPLCRGGLHLHYLGRLCRGRGLARALATTGWPLQVGYFYEEKAQRLVDKLLAEFRPQHVYCQLIRMAEYLRPHAGRYPMTLDYMDVFSAGMARRAATAPAWQRPVLALEARRLAAYEAAAFDWFGHHTIISEQDQQLIQHIQKEVITVVPNGIDFTCFQPRPEAEKTCDLLFCGNMGYYPNVDAACWLAEEILPLVRQRQPQTRLLLAGTTPSPKVRALATRPGVAVSGWLPDIRTAYAGARVFVAPMRVGTGLQNKLLEAMAMQLPCVTTPLAHNALGGAPGRHLLVAEGAPALAEALAGLLADAPAAARLAAAGRTFVEETYDWAAATARLENLFRDNC from the coding sequence ATGAAACTGCTGGTGCTGCTCTCCCGCTTTCCCTACCCCCTCGACAAAGGCGACAAGCTTCGGGCCTTTCACCAGCTGCGCTACCTGGCCGGGCGGGGCCACGAAATTTGCCTGCTGGCCCTCAGCGATGAGCCTGTGCCGGCCGCCGCGCTGGCGGCCGTGCGGCCGCTGTGCCGGGGTGGGCTGCACCTGCACTACCTGGGCCGGCTATGCCGGGGTAGGGGCCTGGCGCGGGCGCTGGCCACCACCGGGTGGCCGTTGCAGGTGGGCTATTTCTACGAAGAAAAAGCGCAGCGCCTGGTCGATAAGCTGCTGGCCGAGTTTCGGCCGCAGCACGTGTACTGCCAGCTTATCCGCATGGCCGAATACCTGCGCCCCCACGCCGGCCGCTACCCGATGACGCTCGATTATATGGACGTGTTTTCGGCGGGCATGGCGCGGCGGGCGGCCACCGCCCCGGCCTGGCAGCGCCCCGTGCTGGCCCTGGAGGCCCGTCGCCTGGCCGCCTATGAGGCAGCGGCCTTCGACTGGTTCGGGCACCACACCATTATTAGTGAGCAGGACCAGCAACTCATTCAACATATTCAGAAAGAAGTAATTACCGTTGTGCCCAACGGCATTGACTTCACCTGTTTTCAGCCCCGGCCGGAGGCCGAAAAAACCTGCGACTTGCTCTTTTGCGGCAATATGGGTTACTACCCCAACGTGGATGCCGCCTGCTGGCTGGCCGAAGAAATCCTGCCCCTGGTGCGCCAGCGCCAGCCTCAGACCCGGCTGCTGCTGGCTGGCACCACGCCCAGCCCCAAAGTGCGGGCCCTGGCTACCCGGCCGGGGGTAGCGGTGAGCGGCTGGCTGCCCGACATCCGCACTGCCTACGCTGGGGCGCGGGTGTTCGTGGCCCCCATGCGGGTGGGCACGGGCCTGCAAAACAAGCTGCTGGAGGCGATGGCCATGCAGCTGCCCTGCGTGACTACCCCCCTGGCCCACAACGCCCTGGGTGGCGCGCCCGGCCGCCACCTGCTGGTGGCCGAGGGCGCGCCCGCCCTGGCCGAAGCGCTGGCCGGCCTGCTGGCCGATGCGCCCGCCGCCGCCCGCCTGGCCGCCGCCGGTCGCACCTTTGTGGAAGAAACCTACGACTGGGCCGCCGCCACGGCGCGCCTGGAGAACTTGTTTCGGGATAATTGTTAA
- a CDS encoding FkbM family methyltransferase, which translates to MKPTAPCEVFVMKEFLKKIIKSLPIAFTQNQRYDRQTQQVLRRVLRPRSSCVDVGCHKGEVLLQMLRYAPQGQHFGFEPIPVLYQQLTVNFASRPNCHFYQLGLGATPGEVSFNYVVSNPAYSGFVKRTYDRAHEEDTLITVRRARLDDVLPPGTLVDLLKIDVEGGELQVLEGAQRLLAASRPVIIFEHGIGGSDHYGTRPEQVYDLLTAPAIGLSISTMARWLAGQPALSRAELVREFEQRLNYYFIAYPA; encoded by the coding sequence TTGAAGCCAACTGCCCCCTGCGAGGTGTTTGTAATGAAAGAGTTTCTCAAGAAAATAATCAAAAGCCTACCCATTGCCTTTACCCAAAACCAGCGCTACGACCGCCAGACGCAGCAAGTGCTGCGGCGGGTGCTGCGCCCGCGCTCCAGCTGCGTAGACGTGGGCTGCCACAAGGGCGAGGTGCTGCTGCAAATGTTGCGCTACGCGCCCCAGGGCCAGCATTTTGGCTTCGAGCCCATTCCGGTACTTTATCAGCAATTAACGGTCAATTTTGCCAGCCGGCCCAACTGCCACTTCTACCAGCTGGGGCTGGGAGCCACCCCCGGCGAGGTTTCTTTCAACTATGTGGTGAGCAACCCGGCGTACAGCGGCTTCGTGAAGCGCACCTACGACCGGGCCCACGAGGAAGACACGCTCATTACGGTGCGGCGGGCGCGGCTCGACGACGTGCTACCCCCCGGCACCCTCGTAGACCTGCTAAAAATTGACGTGGAAGGCGGCGAGCTGCAAGTGCTGGAAGGCGCGCAGAGGCTACTGGCGGCCAGCCGGCCGGTCATTATTTTTGAGCACGGCATCGGCGGCTCGGACCACTACGGCACCCGCCCCGAGCAGGTATACGACCTGCTGACGGCCCCCGCCATCGGCCTCAGCATCTCCACGATGGCGCGCTGGCTGGCCGGACAACCGGCGCTGAGCCGCGCTGAGCTGGTGCGCGAGTTTGAGCAGCGGCTCAACTACTACTTCATCGCTTACCCCGCCTGA
- a CDS encoding glycosyltransferase family 4 protein: protein MHILQVSPRIPYPLHDGGAIGIYNITAGLLRAGHRVTMLAINTPKHHQPADVLAHLGPNFRLVTVDVDTTARPLKALWNLLFSRRPYNIARFINSDVIGVLVPLIQTESFDVIQYEGTYVAWYHEWLDSEDLTPERAVSILRAHNIEYVIWERLAQGEKNLAKRQYLNQLAARLRRFEKEYLWCFDGVAAITKEDIVRLRELGCPEPIALVPAAVEMASFQPDPSIKPQPRTIFMIGSLNWLPNLEGLEWLLREVWPALHAELPDLELHVAGVAPPAHLLVPRHDNVFIHGFVESAAAFMRQYELMLVPLLSGGGMRVKIIEGMALGKGILSTSIGAEGIEVRDGHDIIRRDGAAAWQQTLRDYYHDRLPVAAIGGTAAITAAAVYANDRVTERFEALYARVGAGRAVQAG, encoded by the coding sequence ATGCACATCCTGCAAGTCAGCCCGCGCATTCCCTACCCCCTGCACGATGGGGGCGCGATTGGCATCTACAACATCACGGCGGGGCTGCTGCGGGCGGGGCATCGCGTCACGATGCTGGCCATTAACACCCCCAAACACCATCAGCCGGCCGACGTGCTGGCGCATTTGGGGCCGAATTTCCGGCTCGTGACGGTGGACGTGGATACCACCGCTCGGCCGCTGAAGGCGTTGTGGAATCTGCTGTTTTCTCGCCGGCCCTACAACATCGCGCGGTTTATTAATTCGGATGTCATCGGCGTGCTAGTGCCGTTAATTCAGACCGAAAGCTTCGACGTTATCCAGTACGAGGGCACCTACGTGGCGTGGTATCACGAATGGCTGGACTCGGAGGATTTAACTCCTGAAAGAGCCGTGAGCATACTGCGGGCACATAATATCGAGTACGTTATCTGGGAGCGACTGGCGCAGGGTGAGAAAAATTTAGCGAAGCGTCAATACCTGAACCAGCTAGCTGCCCGGCTGCGCCGCTTTGAGAAAGAATACCTGTGGTGTTTCGATGGGGTAGCAGCCATTACGAAGGAAGACATCGTGCGCCTCCGAGAGCTAGGCTGCCCCGAACCGATTGCCCTCGTGCCTGCCGCCGTGGAGATGGCCAGCTTCCAGCCCGACCCTAGCATTAAGCCCCAGCCGCGCACCATTTTTATGATTGGCTCCCTGAACTGGCTGCCCAATCTGGAGGGACTGGAATGGCTGCTGCGCGAGGTGTGGCCCGCCCTGCACGCCGAGCTGCCCGACCTAGAATTGCACGTGGCCGGCGTGGCTCCGCCCGCCCACCTGCTGGTGCCGCGGCACGACAACGTGTTCATCCACGGCTTCGTGGAGTCGGCCGCCGCCTTCATGCGGCAGTACGAGTTGATGCTGGTGCCGCTGCTGAGCGGCGGCGGGATGCGCGTCAAAATCATCGAAGGTATGGCTCTGGGCAAAGGCATTCTGAGCACCAGCATCGGGGCCGAGGGCATTGAGGTGCGGGACGGGCACGACATCATCCGGCGCGATGGGGCCGCCGCCTGGCAGCAAACCCTGCGTGACTACTACCACGACCGCTTGCCGGTGGCTGCCATCGGCGGCACCGCCGCCATTACCGCCGCCGCGGTCTACGCCAACGACCGCGTGACGGAGCGTTTCGAGGCGCTGTACGCGCGAGTGGGGGCCGGCCGGGCCGTTCAGGCGGGGTAA
- a CDS encoding potassium channel family protein, with the protein MLKQLNLTRLWLALALLVLSFTVGVGGFMVLEHFSFLDAFYMTVITASTVGFGEVHPLSDAGRLFTSFYILFNLLVVAYLVSVLTTYIFDGELRHLFRMIRTDQEIKSFRNHVIVCGFGRNGYKAYDELRHSGTRAVVVEQNQALLVAANDRLARDQQIPAVFGDATLDNTLRQAGIEHARAIITALPKDADNVFVALSARELNPHITIIARASARSSVSKLLSAGASSVVLPDEIGGSHMANLVIRPEVIRFLDMISGLDPNKLRLEELSFGELRPSLRGQSIRELDVRSRTGATVIALRRGEGGELEVSPAADYRPAAGDVLLVLGNEEQIQAIHQQYK; encoded by the coding sequence ATGCTTAAGCAGCTCAATCTTACCCGCCTGTGGCTGGCGCTGGCCCTGCTGGTCCTCAGCTTCACGGTGGGGGTAGGGGGCTTCATGGTGCTGGAGCATTTCTCCTTTCTCGATGCCTTCTACATGACGGTGATAACCGCCTCCACGGTCGGTTTTGGAGAAGTGCATCCGCTGTCGGACGCAGGGCGGTTGTTCACTTCGTTTTATATTTTGTTCAACCTGTTGGTGGTGGCCTACCTCGTGTCGGTGCTTACGACCTACATTTTTGACGGCGAATTGCGCCACCTTTTTCGCATGATTCGCACCGACCAGGAAATCAAGAGCTTTCGCAATCACGTCATTGTCTGCGGTTTCGGGCGCAACGGCTACAAGGCTTACGACGAGCTGCGCCACAGCGGTACCCGCGCCGTGGTGGTGGAGCAAAACCAGGCCCTGCTGGTTGCCGCCAACGACCGCCTGGCCCGCGACCAGCAGATTCCGGCCGTCTTCGGCGACGCTACCCTCGATAATACCCTGCGCCAAGCCGGTATTGAGCACGCCCGCGCCATTATCACGGCCTTACCCAAAGACGCCGACAACGTGTTTGTGGCCCTCTCGGCCCGCGAGCTGAACCCGCACATTACTATCATTGCCCGTGCCAGCGCCCGCAGCAGCGTGAGCAAGCTGCTCTCGGCGGGAGCCAGCTCGGTAGTGCTGCCCGACGAAATCGGCGGCTCGCACATGGCCAACCTCGTCATCCGGCCCGAAGTCATCCGGTTTCTAGACATGATTTCGGGCCTCGACCCCAACAAGCTGCGCCTTGAAGAATTATCCTTCGGCGAGCTGCGCCCCAGCCTGCGCGGCCAGAGCATCCGGGAGCTGGACGTGCGCTCGCGCACCGGGGCCACGGTCATCGCCCTGCGCCGCGGCGAAGGTGGTGAGCTCGAAGTGAGCCCCGCCGCCGACTACCGCCCCGCCGCCGGCGATGTGCTCCTGGTACTCGGCAACGAGGAGCAGATTCAAGCCATTCATCAACAATATAAGTAG
- a CDS encoding phage tail sheath family protein — protein sequence MATAVPAFIGYTQQAQKLIANDLHLLPTRIKSLLEYEQLFGGPQPETGLTVTIREQQDAAGHPLALSAAASLAVADRSRYLLHYALQLYFGNGGGPCYLVSVGAYQALGTALVASELVAGLQAVRAFDEPTLLVFPEAQLLADIADFKLLHDLALAQCAQLQDRFVVLDVHGGDVSLLNPEASLLTAIGNFRAHGVGTENLSYGAAYAPNLDTALPFLVDENQTDVQYFLHTNAAVTTKLSALASSNPPRYQQALTAIRGLPCRLPPSAALAGIYAAVDSQQGVWKAPANVAINYVTKLTHALTDAELTKLTVDAASGKSVNAIRAFAGKGTLVWGARTLAGNDNEWRYVSVRRLFLFVRESVQKGIASFGFAPNDAATWMRVQATVENFLNLLWRQGALQGAKPAQAFYVVVGLGKTMTAADILAGRLVVEMGLAAVRPAEFSIIRIILPQAAF from the coding sequence GTGGCAACCGCTGTTCCGGCCTTCATTGGGTACACGCAGCAGGCCCAGAAGCTCATTGCCAACGATTTGCACCTGCTGCCGACTCGCATCAAGTCGCTGCTGGAATATGAGCAGCTGTTTGGCGGGCCGCAGCCCGAAACTGGCCTCACCGTCACCATCCGGGAGCAACAGGATGCGGCCGGACACCCACTGGCGCTGAGCGCGGCGGCTAGCCTGGCGGTGGCCGACCGTTCACGGTACTTGCTGCACTACGCTTTGCAGCTATACTTCGGCAATGGGGGCGGCCCGTGCTACCTGGTGTCGGTGGGCGCGTACCAAGCGCTGGGTACTGCCTTGGTAGCCAGCGAGCTGGTAGCGGGACTGCAAGCAGTGCGGGCGTTCGATGAGCCCACGCTGCTGGTATTCCCGGAGGCGCAGCTTCTCGCGGATATTGCCGACTTTAAGTTGCTGCACGACCTAGCCCTGGCGCAGTGCGCGCAGCTACAGGACCGGTTTGTGGTGCTGGACGTGCACGGCGGCGACGTGTCGCTGCTCAACCCGGAGGCTAGCTTGCTGACTGCCATTGGCAATTTTCGGGCGCACGGCGTGGGCACCGAGAACCTGAGCTACGGCGCGGCCTACGCACCCAACCTGGATACCGCGCTGCCCTTTTTGGTGGACGAAAACCAGACCGACGTGCAGTATTTTCTCCACACCAACGCGGCCGTTACGACCAAGCTTAGTGCGCTGGCCAGCAGCAATCCCCCACGGTATCAACAGGCCCTTACTGCTATCCGTGGCCTGCCTTGCCGGCTGCCGCCCAGCGCCGCCCTGGCGGGCATTTACGCCGCCGTTGATAGCCAGCAGGGCGTATGGAAAGCGCCCGCTAACGTGGCCATCAACTACGTTACCAAGCTGACCCACGCCCTGACCGATGCCGAGCTGACCAAGCTGACCGTGGACGCGGCGAGCGGTAAGTCGGTGAATGCCATCCGGGCCTTCGCGGGCAAGGGCACGCTAGTGTGGGGCGCGCGCACCCTGGCCGGCAACGACAATGAGTGGCGCTACGTGAGCGTGCGGCGGCTGTTCCTGTTTGTGAGAGAGTCGGTTCAGAAAGGCATCGCGTCCTTCGGGTTCGCGCCCAACGATGCCGCTACCTGGATGCGGGTGCAGGCCACGGTTGAGAATTTCCTGAACCTGCTTTGGCGGCAGGGCGCTTTGCAGGGCGCGAAGCCCGCGCAGGCTTTCTACGTGGTGGTGGGGCTGGGTAAAACCATGACGGCCGCCGACATCCTGGCGGGCCGCCTGGTGGTTGAAATGGGCCTGGCGGCCGTGCGGCCCGCCGAATTCAGTATCATCCGGATTATTCTGCCCCAAGCGGCCTTCTGA